A single region of the Marinobacter salinisoli genome encodes:
- a CDS encoding phosphomannomutase/phosphoglucomutase has protein sequence MKLGKDKASETSGTKGKRGKAGGAGLKLKRLDSVALKQALAVVLAGIIAVALVQVLVVQPATQALYATQKSIEAEAAAERMNLHLAQMQASVNGLATRADVVAAVTSGDGIEAVVTNLKQALPGVEGAHLFADKKIPRTARNQGLLGFAGLELARKSQEGETLVADAFPRDNRWYVQVAAPVHRAGSDETLGSLLVIFDAGQLQPLLRVVNADLGGTLALIQSVSGTVRTVAGSGEASAASETRTLINPDWSVAYTPAKGPQAPVNIIVLAALIGIPVLVAAGLVWVLLTGAQRSLRTDVSSLIQWAQKAFTGERAAPPIARWEMVNSAAEAMKRMSQMVEKRVLKAANSARPKKAAGPDSTLPMDNEPLFQSEDALDIDVLNDDEDVLGLGRDDAALFGGDTPEVGEVSRPSVHLSREIFRAYDIRGIVGESLSEDVVRAIGQAIGSEALARGVQSICVGYDGRHSSPGLAAALADGILSTGCDVINVGAVPTPVLYFATHELGTGSGVMVTGSHNPANYNGLKIMLAGETLSGDAIQKLYQRVETGDLASGQGAQSAQDIRRAYLDRILQDVGVAVPMKVVVDAGNGIAGELGPLLIEELGCEVVPLYCEVDGDFPNHHPDPGKPANLADLIARVKEENADIGVAFDGDGDRLGVVTNTGKIIWPDRLLMLFARDVVSRNPGSDVLYDVKCSRRLASAVSEAGGRPVMWKTGHSLMKAKMKETGALLAGEMSGHIFFGERWFGFDDGLYSAARLLEILGAEDRQTNEVFEDFPEDVSTPELNVEVTEASKFAIVERLAQNGEFGDGTISTIDGVRVDYADGWGLCRASNTTPVLVLRFEAETEAALERIKEVFRVQLARVAPDVTVDL, from the coding sequence ATGAAGTTGGGTAAAGACAAAGCTTCTGAAACTTCCGGGACGAAGGGCAAGAGAGGCAAGGCCGGCGGAGCAGGGCTGAAACTGAAACGACTGGATTCTGTTGCCCTCAAGCAGGCCCTGGCCGTGGTACTGGCTGGCATCATTGCGGTCGCCCTGGTGCAGGTTTTGGTGGTGCAGCCGGCTACCCAGGCGCTTTACGCAACGCAAAAATCGATCGAGGCGGAGGCCGCAGCCGAGCGCATGAATCTGCACCTGGCGCAGATGCAGGCCAGCGTCAACGGCCTGGCAACACGGGCGGATGTGGTTGCTGCGGTCACGTCCGGGGACGGTATCGAGGCGGTTGTTACCAACCTGAAACAGGCCTTGCCAGGTGTTGAAGGCGCCCATCTTTTCGCCGACAAGAAAATTCCCCGCACGGCTCGCAATCAAGGTCTGCTGGGCTTTGCCGGTTTGGAGTTGGCCCGCAAGTCGCAAGAGGGTGAGACGCTGGTGGCCGATGCCTTCCCCCGGGACAATCGCTGGTACGTTCAGGTGGCCGCTCCGGTCCATCGTGCCGGTTCCGACGAGACCCTGGGCAGCCTGTTGGTGATTTTTGATGCCGGGCAGTTGCAGCCCCTGCTTCGGGTGGTCAATGCTGACCTTGGCGGCACGCTGGCGTTGATCCAGTCGGTATCCGGGACGGTCCGAACCGTGGCGGGTAGTGGCGAGGCCTCAGCGGCCTCGGAGACTCGAACCTTGATCAATCCGGACTGGTCCGTGGCCTACACGCCCGCCAAGGGGCCTCAGGCGCCGGTGAATATCATTGTGCTGGCGGCCCTGATCGGGATTCCCGTTCTTGTCGCCGCTGGTTTGGTCTGGGTGCTGCTGACCGGCGCCCAGCGTAGCCTGCGAACCGATGTCTCCAGTCTGATCCAATGGGCTCAGAAAGCCTTTACCGGTGAGCGCGCTGCGCCGCCGATTGCTCGCTGGGAGATGGTGAACTCTGCCGCTGAGGCGATGAAACGCATGTCCCAGATGGTGGAAAAGCGCGTGCTGAAGGCGGCCAACTCCGCCCGGCCGAAAAAAGCAGCTGGCCCCGATTCCACCCTGCCGATGGACAATGAGCCGCTGTTCCAGAGTGAGGATGCCCTCGATATTGACGTGCTTAATGACGATGAGGACGTGCTCGGGCTGGGACGTGATGACGCTGCCCTGTTCGGCGGTGATACCCCAGAGGTAGGCGAAGTTTCCCGGCCGTCGGTGCATCTGTCCCGTGAAATCTTCCGGGCCTATGACATCCGCGGCATTGTCGGTGAGAGCCTGTCGGAGGATGTCGTTCGGGCCATTGGCCAGGCCATCGGGTCCGAGGCCCTTGCCCGGGGCGTTCAGTCCATTTGTGTCGGCTACGATGGCCGGCATTCCAGTCCGGGCCTGGCAGCCGCCCTGGCGGACGGCATCCTGTCGACGGGGTGCGATGTTATCAACGTGGGTGCAGTACCAACGCCGGTGCTTTACTTTGCCACCCACGAACTGGGCACCGGCTCTGGCGTGATGGTCACCGGCAGCCATAACCCGGCCAATTACAACGGGCTGAAAATCATGCTGGCTGGTGAAACCCTGTCGGGCGATGCCATCCAGAAGCTGTACCAGCGTGTCGAAACCGGCGATCTGGCCTCGGGCCAGGGCGCGCAGTCCGCGCAGGATATCCGTCGGGCCTATTTGGATCGGATTCTGCAGGACGTTGGTGTCGCCGTGCCAATGAAAGTGGTTGTAGATGCTGGAAACGGTATCGCCGGTGAACTCGGGCCTCTGCTGATTGAAGAGCTCGGCTGCGAGGTGGTGCCCCTGTATTGCGAGGTGGATGGTGATTTCCCCAACCATCATCCAGACCCCGGCAAGCCGGCCAACCTGGCGGATCTGATTGCCAGGGTGAAAGAGGAAAACGCCGACATCGGGGTGGCGTTCGATGGCGATGGCGACCGGCTGGGCGTGGTTACCAACACCGGCAAGATTATCTGGCCGGACCGCCTTCTCATGTTGTTCGCCCGGGATGTGGTCTCGCGCAATCCGGGTTCTGATGTGCTGTACGACGTGAAGTGCAGTCGTCGTCTGGCCAGCGCCGTGAGTGAGGCCGGCGGCCGCCCAGTGATGTGGAAAACCGGCCACTCGCTGATGAAGGCCAAGATGAAAGAGACCGGAGCCTTGCTGGCGGGGGAAATGAGCGGGCATATTTTCTTTGGCGAGCGCTGGTTCGGTTTTGATGACGGGCTTTATTCGGCGGCACGGCTGCTGGAGATTCTGGGAGCGGAAGACCGGCAGACCAACGAGGTGTTCGAGGACTTCCCGGAAGACGTCAGCACCCCCGAGCTGAACGTCGAGGTGACAGAAGCCAGCAAATTCGCCATTGTCGAACGTCTGGCGCAGAACGGCGAGTTCGGCGATGGTACGATCAGCACCATTGATGGTGTTCGTGTGGATTATGCCGACGGCTGGGGTTTGTGCCGGGCATCCAACACCACACCGGTTCTGGTGTTGCGCTTCGAGGCAGAAACGGAAGCGGCTCTGGAGCGGATCAAAGAGGTTTTCCGGGTGCAGCTGGCCAGGGTGGCGCCCGATGTAACGGTGGATCTGTGA
- the argE gene encoding acetylornithine deacetylase, with product MSEVKQSVATVPDVKTMMERLIAIPSISSASPEWDHSNEPVVQLLAEWLKPLGFAVEILPVPGAPGKFNLVATLGSGPGGLVLSGHTDTVPFDDKRWQSDPFQLTERDGRWFGLGTCDMKGFFAFAIEAAREFAGQPLKEPLIILATADEESSMSGARALAAAGKPKARYAVIGEPTGLRPVRMHKGIMMERLKFEGSSGHSSNPALGRNALEGMHEALTELLALRSQWQKRYRNPNFKVEVPTLNLGCIHGGDNPNRICAQCELHFDLRPLPGMDMDELRQAILHELQPIARRRQLTMEFEPLFEGVPPFETAEDAALVKACEALTGHPAQAVAFATEAPWLQQIGLETLVMGPGSIDQAHQPDEFLELAQLAPAVRILKGLIRQFCLDLS from the coding sequence ATGTCGGAGGTTAAGCAGAGCGTTGCCACCGTTCCAGATGTGAAGACCATGATGGAGCGGTTGATTGCCATTCCATCGATCAGCAGCGCGTCGCCGGAGTGGGATCACAGCAACGAGCCGGTGGTTCAGCTGTTGGCCGAGTGGCTGAAACCTCTCGGCTTCGCCGTGGAGATCCTGCCGGTGCCCGGTGCGCCGGGCAAGTTCAATCTGGTGGCGACACTGGGGTCTGGGCCGGGTGGCCTGGTGCTGTCGGGCCATACCGATACGGTGCCTTTTGACGATAAACGCTGGCAAAGCGATCCTTTCCAGCTGACCGAACGCGATGGTCGTTGGTTTGGCTTGGGTACCTGCGACATGAAAGGCTTTTTCGCCTTTGCCATCGAGGCCGCGCGCGAGTTTGCCGGCCAGCCCCTGAAAGAACCGCTGATTATTCTTGCCACGGCGGACGAAGAAAGCTCCATGAGTGGCGCCCGTGCGCTGGCCGCAGCGGGGAAACCCAAGGCCCGTTACGCGGTGATCGGGGAGCCAACGGGGCTTCGGCCAGTCCGGATGCACAAAGGCATCATGATGGAGCGCCTGAAGTTCGAAGGCAGTTCCGGGCATTCTTCCAATCCGGCACTGGGGCGCAACGCGCTCGAAGGCATGCACGAAGCGCTGACGGAATTGCTGGCCCTGCGCAGCCAGTGGCAGAAGCGCTATCGCAATCCGAATTTCAAGGTCGAGGTGCCAACGCTGAACCTCGGTTGTATCCACGGTGGTGACAATCCGAACCGGATCTGTGCCCAGTGTGAACTGCATTTTGACCTGCGTCCTCTGCCGGGCATGGATATGGACGAGTTGCGTCAGGCCATCCTGCATGAGCTTCAGCCCATCGCCCGCCGGCGGCAACTGACCATGGAGTTTGAGCCGTTGTTCGAGGGGGTGCCCCCCTTCGAAACTGCCGAGGATGCCGCGCTGGTCAAAGCCTGTGAAGCGCTGACCGGCCACCCGGCACAGGCTGTTGCCTTTGCCACCGAAGCACCCTGGTTACAGCAGATTGGCCTGGAAACCCTGGTAATGGGGCCGGGATCCATCGATCAGGCGCACCAGCCGGATGAGTTTCTGGAGTTGGCCCAGCTGGCGCCGGCAGTCCGGATACTAAAAGGATTGATCCGGCAGTTTTGTCTGGATTTGAGTTGA
- the dut gene encoding dUTP diphosphatase, whose translation MTRKKLQVRVLDDRIGTDIPFPEYATDGSAGLDLRACLEAPLTLEPGQTQLIKTGLSIHIADPSLAAMILPRSGLGHKHGIVLGNLVGLIDSDYQGELMVSCWNRGDTTFTVAVGERIAQLVLVPVVQADFEVVSEFDSSERGEGGFGSTGKH comes from the coding sequence ATGACCAGAAAGAAACTGCAAGTACGCGTGCTGGATGATCGAATCGGAACGGATATTCCATTTCCTGAATACGCCACCGATGGTTCTGCCGGGCTGGACCTGAGGGCATGTCTGGAGGCGCCGCTGACCCTGGAGCCCGGGCAAACCCAGTTAATCAAGACCGGGTTGTCCATCCACATTGCCGACCCGTCCCTGGCCGCCATGATCCTGCCCCGCAGCGGTTTGGGGCACAAGCACGGTATCGTGCTGGGCAACCTGGTCGGGCTGATCGATTCCGATTATCAGGGCGAACTCATGGTGTCCTGCTGGAATCGGGGCGACACGACCTTTACGGTGGCAGTGGGTGAACGGATTGCCCAGCTGGTGCTGGTGCCGGTGGTTCAGGCCGATTTTGAGGTGGTTTCTGAGTTTGATTCCAGCGAGCGCGGCGAAGGCGGCTTTGGCTCCACCGGAAAGCACTGA
- a CDS encoding LSm family protein, whose amino-acid sequence MLRLIKWLVVLGLIGFAAFKAGVWWLADQRASDVRLALEPLGVFERGTIGSSLEGQLVLSNASWQDFRLTRSLEIGRLELDAGSPISLIEALLDPASLSSNWTLQAEGLEMMLQSPMLRQWVTDEARDQQDLPGLFVLSCSEDPLQPLSSQDLMSLGVAGLTGGEFIMRQTPEGLQAELNTAGTGSIEGYWPGARFQPHDPDAVLDSSSQLITVTVRDSGLMRRISAYCSERAGLEPQEWARRTTQVLRNGLKARGLLASDQFGALYRQWLLEGGELTAVLRPDGEFAGVPVYPAGVSGPGWDVAYNGAEVPDVYLQKAASQSIPASDEPVSRTASVKSAPGQGWYAQPVVSANQWVGHTVRVTLSNDNVVEGRLVSVGERELEVARMVGGGEVAYPMLIRAVSDFEVWRRGQAQ is encoded by the coding sequence ATGTTGCGGCTAATTAAATGGCTGGTGGTTCTGGGCCTGATCGGATTCGCGGCTTTCAAGGCCGGGGTCTGGTGGCTGGCGGATCAGAGGGCCTCGGATGTGCGCCTGGCGCTGGAGCCGCTCGGGGTGTTTGAGCGGGGCACGATCGGGTCCAGTCTGGAAGGGCAGTTAGTGCTGTCCAACGCCAGTTGGCAGGATTTTCGTCTGACGCGTTCGCTGGAGATTGGCCGCCTTGAGCTGGATGCCGGATCGCCGATCAGCTTGATCGAGGCCCTGTTGGATCCGGCATCGCTGTCCAGCAACTGGACGCTTCAGGCCGAGGGGCTGGAGATGATGCTGCAGAGCCCGATGTTACGCCAATGGGTTACTGATGAAGCCCGGGACCAGCAGGATCTGCCCGGCTTATTTGTGCTGTCCTGTTCGGAAGACCCGCTGCAGCCGCTCTCCAGCCAGGATTTGATGAGTCTGGGGGTGGCCGGATTGACCGGTGGTGAATTTATCATGCGCCAGACTCCGGAGGGACTGCAGGCTGAGCTGAACACGGCCGGCACCGGCAGCATCGAAGGCTACTGGCCCGGTGCCCGATTCCAGCCGCACGACCCGGACGCGGTGCTGGACAGTTCCAGCCAGCTGATCACCGTCACCGTTCGTGACAGCGGCCTGATGCGCCGGATCTCGGCCTATTGCAGCGAGCGGGCAGGGCTGGAGCCGCAAGAATGGGCCCGGCGAACCACTCAGGTGTTGCGCAATGGGTTGAAGGCCCGGGGCCTTCTGGCCAGTGATCAGTTCGGGGCGCTCTATCGGCAATGGTTGCTGGAGGGCGGTGAACTCACCGCCGTGCTCCGCCCGGACGGTGAGTTTGCCGGTGTACCGGTTTACCCCGCTGGGGTTTCCGGTCCGGGCTGGGATGTTGCCTACAACGGTGCCGAGGTGCCGGATGTGTACCTGCAAAAGGCGGCCAGCCAGAGCATTCCGGCCTCTGACGAACCGGTATCACGAACGGCCTCCGTCAAGTCCGCCCCGGGGCAGGGCTGGTATGCTCAGCCAGTGGTTTCCGCCAACCAGTGGGTGGGTCACACGGTCAGGGTGACGCTCTCGAACGATAATGTGGTGGAGGGCCGGCTGGTTAGCGTTGGCGAGCGGGAACTGGAAGTCGCCCGGATGGTGGGTGGCGGTGAGGTTGCCTATCCGATGCTGATTCGCGCGGTAAGCGATTTTGAGGTCTGGCGTCGCGGCCAGGCGCAGTGA
- the argB gene encoding acetylglutamate kinase encodes MALDRDSAIQVASVLSKGLPYIQRFTGKTVVIKYGGNAMENEELKSSFARDVVLMKLVGINPIVVHGGGPQIGDLLERLNIQSRFVNGMRVTDAETMDVVEMVLGGQVNKEIVSLINAHGGTAVGLTGKDANLIRARKLEVLQRSPELERPEIIDIGHVGEVASVNVDVIDMLTQSNVIPVIAPIGVGPDGASYNINADLVAGKVAEAMKAEKLILLTNVSGLKSKDSKVLTGLTAQQVNDLIDDGTIHGGMLPKIRCALSAVENGVRTSHIIDGRVAHACLLEIFTDEGVGTLISRN; translated from the coding sequence ATGGCATTGGATCGTGATTCGGCAATTCAGGTAGCGTCGGTGCTGAGTAAGGGGCTGCCCTACATTCAGCGCTTTACCGGCAAGACGGTGGTCATCAAATACGGTGGCAACGCCATGGAGAACGAGGAGCTCAAAAGCAGCTTCGCGCGTGACGTGGTGCTGATGAAGCTGGTGGGCATCAATCCGATTGTGGTGCACGGCGGCGGTCCGCAGATCGGCGATCTTCTGGAACGCCTGAATATCCAGTCCCGTTTCGTCAACGGCATGCGGGTCACCGATGCCGAGACCATGGACGTGGTGGAGATGGTTCTCGGTGGCCAGGTCAACAAGGAAATTGTCTCCCTGATCAATGCCCATGGCGGCACGGCAGTGGGTCTGACCGGCAAAGACGCGAACCTGATTCGAGCCCGCAAGCTGGAGGTGCTCCAGCGCTCTCCGGAACTTGAGCGTCCCGAGATTATTGATATCGGCCATGTGGGTGAGGTGGCCAGCGTGAATGTGGACGTGATCGACATGCTGACCCAAAGTAATGTGATCCCGGTGATTGCGCCCATTGGTGTCGGCCCGGACGGCGCGTCCTACAACATCAACGCCGATCTGGTTGCCGGCAAAGTGGCGGAAGCCATGAAGGCCGAGAAGCTGATCCTGTTGACCAACGTATCGGGTCTTAAAAGCAAGGATAGCAAGGTGCTGACCGGCCTGACCGCCCAGCAGGTCAATGACCTGATCGACGATGGCACCATCCACGGCGGCATGCTGCCCAAGATCCGTTGTGCCCTGAGCGCGGTGGAAAATGGTGTGCGCACGTCGCACATCATTGACGGCCGCGTGGCCCATGCCTGCTTGCTGGAAATTTTCACCGACGAGGGTGTCGGTACCCTGATATCGCGGAATTGA
- the coaBC gene encoding bifunctional phosphopantothenoylcysteine decarboxylase/phosphopantothenate--cysteine ligase CoaBC, whose translation MPAKRILLGITGGIAAYKSAELVRLLKKAGHSVRVVMTAGAEAFITPLTFQALSGEPVRTSLLDPEAESGMGHIELAKWAEQVVVAPASADFIARLAHGMADDLLATLCSATEAPIAVAPAMNQAMWGNHRTQRNIRLLEADPQITIWGPDQGEQACGDVGAGRMLEPAVLAGLIEQTDQAGVLAGRRVVITAGPTREPIDPVRYISNHSSGKMGYALAAAARDAGADVVLVSGPVNIPAPAGVELRTVETAEDMLRASSSAVDEGCDVFVASAAVADYRPETCADDKIKKSTEQMTLPLVRNPDTLATIAGRDNPPFTVGFAAETVDVEKYALDKLQRKKLRMIVANDVSVPGLGFNSENNAVTVFWPEGRESIGPDSKQRIAERLMLLIGKHLEAAG comes from the coding sequence ATGCCTGCCAAACGCATTCTGCTTGGCATCACCGGCGGTATTGCCGCCTATAAAAGTGCCGAACTGGTCCGCTTGCTGAAGAAGGCCGGCCACAGTGTCCGCGTGGTCATGACGGCGGGTGCCGAGGCCTTTATTACTCCGCTGACCTTTCAGGCGCTTAGCGGTGAACCGGTCCGGACCTCATTACTCGATCCGGAGGCGGAATCCGGCATGGGCCACATTGAGCTGGCCAAGTGGGCGGAGCAGGTCGTGGTGGCACCTGCGTCTGCGGATTTTATTGCCCGTCTGGCGCACGGCATGGCCGATGACCTGCTGGCGACGCTTTGCAGTGCCACCGAGGCGCCCATTGCAGTCGCTCCCGCCATGAACCAGGCCATGTGGGGTAACCATCGCACGCAGAGAAACATCCGGCTGCTGGAAGCGGACCCCCAAATTACCATTTGGGGACCCGATCAGGGCGAGCAGGCGTGTGGTGATGTGGGCGCCGGGCGTATGCTGGAGCCAGCCGTGCTGGCGGGTCTCATTGAGCAAACGGATCAAGCCGGAGTTCTGGCGGGCCGCCGGGTCGTGATTACGGCCGGGCCCACCCGCGAACCCATTGACCCGGTCCGCTACATCAGCAACCACAGTTCCGGAAAAATGGGGTATGCCCTGGCTGCGGCCGCCCGCGACGCCGGAGCTGACGTGGTGCTGGTCAGCGGCCCGGTGAATATTCCCGCGCCTGCGGGGGTCGAGTTGCGCACGGTGGAGACCGCTGAGGACATGCTGCGAGCATCGAGCTCCGCGGTGGATGAGGGGTGCGACGTGTTCGTTGCCAGCGCGGCGGTGGCTGATTACCGCCCGGAAACCTGCGCCGATGACAAGATCAAGAAATCCACCGAGCAGATGACGCTGCCGCTGGTGCGCAATCCCGATACGCTGGCCACCATTGCTGGCCGGGATAATCCGCCGTTCACGGTGGGTTTTGCGGCGGAAACTGTCGATGTCGAGAAATATGCGCTGGATAAGCTGCAGCGCAAGAAACTGCGCATGATCGTGGCGAACGACGTGTCCGTTCCCGGACTGGGATTCAATAGTGAAAACAACGCCGTCACCGTGTTCTGGCCGGAGGGGCGGGAGTCTATCGGGCCGGATTCGAAGCAGCGGATTGCCGAACGCTTGATGCTGTTGATTGGCAAACATCTTGAGGCAGCGGGCTGA